A genomic region of Lodderomyces elongisporus chromosome 5, complete sequence contains the following coding sequences:
- the VPH1 gene encoding H(+)-transporting V0 sector ATPase subunit a, translated as MADREEKEEAVFRSADMSLVQLYIPTEVSRAIVYKVGQLNVLQFRDLNSKVTEFQRSFVKELRKLDNVERQFRLFKKELDFRDIHIKLYPYEFSIPQQSDIDELVENSQLLEDRVVQLRDSVDTLHNNENYLKQLRYTIRAVDRFFNVEGERTTSEESALLSELEHGATSHVHSASSFISGVIDTEKIGVLQQILWRTLRGNMYYHSEALEEEIYDAKHNAFVPKSSFIIFSHGSMIHDRIKKICESLDAIIFDIEGSAEDRSKQLSKTNIKLNDLSTILSESENALTSELIAISHDLYKWWELIAREKAVYQTMNMCDYDGGRKTLVCEGWTPTDSIQDLNNTIQDYDQAQAIPTILNVLNTNKTPPTCNRTNKFTYAFQSICDAYGVAKYKEINPGLPTIITFPFMFAIMFGDMGHGFIVFLAALAMVLNEKRLDGMKKDEIFDMAYTGRYILLLMGIFSMYTGFIYNDIFSRTMTFFPSGWEWPENFKLGETIVAKSVGTYIFGLDPAWHGTENALLFSNSYKMKLSILMGFIHMTYSYFFALANFLYFDSVIDIVGNFIPGLLFMQSIFGYLSLCIVYKWTVDWFAVGKQPPGLLNMLISMFLSPGTVEEPLFAGQAQIQIVLLIIALICVPWLLLVKPLYLKRQLDRKAKTHGAYSQLPNDGENNVDGEGFVFDNESNNENNNNNEDVADNGEEDEDHEEHGFGDIMIHQVIHTIEFCLNCVSHTASYLRLWALSLAHAQLSTVLWSMTISKAFGPTGLMGVIAVVFLFAMWFVLSVCILVVMEGTSAMLHSLRLHWVESMSKYFEGGGAMYEPFGFVGLLDNVF; from the coding sequence ATGGCCGAcagagaggaaaaagaagaggccGTGTTCCGTTCTGCGGACATGTCTCTAGTACAGCTATATATCCCCACAGAAGTGTCTAGAGCAATTGTTTACAAAGTAGGACAACTCAATGTTTTGCAGTTTAGAGACTTGAACTCAAAAGTCACTGAGTTCCAACGTTCTTTTGTCAAAGAGTTGCGTAAGCTTGATAATGTCGAAAGGCAATTTAGATTGTTCAAGAAGGAATTGGATTTCAGAGATATTCATATCAAACTTTATCCATATGAGTTCTCAATCCCACAACAATCTGATATTGATGAGTTGGTTGAAAACTCACAGCTCTTGGAAGATCGTGTTGTGCAATTGCGTGACTCGGTTGATACTTTGCACAATAATGAAAATTATTTGAAACAACTTAGATACACTATCCGTGCAGTTGATAGGTTCTTCAATGTCGAAGGCGAGAGAACAACTTCAGAAGAGAGTGCGCTCTTATCTGAATTGGAGCATGGCGCTACTAGTCATGTACATTCAGCATCTTCATTCATCTCTGGTGTGATTGATACCGAAAAGATTGGAGTGTTGCAACAAATATTATGGAGAACATTGAGAGGTAATATGTACTACCATAGTGAAGCgttggaagaagaaatctACGACGCCAAACACAATGCATTTGTCCCCAAGAGTTCATTTATCATCTTTTCGCACGGTTCAATGATTCACGATAGgataaaaaagatttgTGAATCGTTGGATGCGATCATTTTTGATATCGAAGGCTCTGCTGAGGATAGACTGAAACAGTTGTCCAAGACCAACATCAAGCTCAATGACTTGTCTACCATTTTGAGTGAATCTGAAAATGCACTTACTTCAGAGTTGATTGCTATTAGTCACGACTTGTACAAGTGGTGGGAATTGATTGCACGTGAAAAAGCGGTTTATCAAACAATGAATATGTGTGATTACGATGGTGGTAGAAAGACATTGGTTTGTGAAGGCTGGACCCCAACCGACTCGATTCAAGATTTGAACAATACGATACAGGATTATGACCAAGCTCAAGCTATACCAACTATATTGAATGTCCTCAATACCAACAAAACGCCACCAACATGCAACCGTACCAACAAGTTTACCTATGCTTTTCAATCTATTTGTGACGCGTATGGTGTGgcaaaatacaaagaaatTAATCCCGGATTACCAACAATTATCACATTTCCATTTATGTTTGCCATTATGTTTGGTGATATGGGCCATGGTTTTATTGTATTTCTTGCTGCTTTGGCGATGGTCCTCAATGAGAAAAGATTGGATGGTATGAAGAAAGATGAGATTTTTGATATGGCATATACTGGACGATACATTTTGTTGCTCATGGGCATTTTTTCCATGTATACCGGGTTTATATACAATGATATATTTTCCAGGACAATGACTTTTTTCCCTAGTGGTTGGGAATGGCCAGAGAATTTCAAGTTGGGCGAGACAATTGTGGCCAAGTCCGTTGGCACGTATATCTTTGGGTTGGATCCCGCATGGCATGGAACAGAGAATGCattattgttttcaaacTCATACAAGATGAAATTGTCGATTCTTATGGGGTTCATTCATATGACGTATTCCTATTTCTTTGCCCTTGCCaactttctttatttcgaTAGTGTGATTGATATTGTTGGAAATTTCATTCCTGGTCTTTTATTTATGCAAAGTATCTTTGGATACTTGTCGCTCTGTATTGTTTACAAATGGACTGTTGACTGGTTTGCGGTGGGAAAACAACCTCCGGGACTTTTAAACATGTTGATTTCGATGTTTTTATCGCCGGGTACAGTTGAAGAGCCCTTGTTTGCTGGGCAAGCTCAAATACagattgttttgttgatcATTGCGTTGATTTGTGTTCcatggttgttgttggtgaagCCACTTTATTTAAAGAGACAATTGGATAGAAAGGCCAAGACGCATGGTGCATATTCCCAGTTGCCCAATGATGGTGAAAACAATGTGGATGGAGAAggatttgtttttgataatgaaagtaataatgaaaataacaataacaacgaGGATGTTGCTGATAAtggtgaagaagatgaagaccACGAAGAGCATGGTTTCGGTGATATCATGATCCATCAAGTGATTCATACTATTGAATTTTGCTTGAATTGTGTTTCCCATACTGCTTCTTATTTGAGATTATGGGCGTTGTCTTTGGCACATGCACAATTATCCACAGTGTTGTGGTCGATGACTATTAGCAAGGCTTTTGGTCCAACTGGTTTAATGGGGGTTATTGCTGTGGtgtttttatttgcaaTGTGGTTTGTCTTGTCTGTGTGTATTTTGGTTGTTATGGAAGGTACTTCAGCAATGTTGCATTCGTTGAGATTGCATTGGGTTGAGAGTATGTCGAAATACTTTGAAGGTGGTGGTGCAATGTATGAACCTTTTGGGTTTGTTGGGTTGCTTGACAATGTTttttga
- the PGA62_1 gene encoding Flocculin type 3 repeat, translated as MQYSTVAVLAAIAGSALGSYNTTSTATDIHTTVITITSCEENSCTPIPITTGLTTVTSDQTFYTTYCPLPTTSSSCTEESTVSKLSSTTITITSCEEDKCTPVPITTGLTTVTEGKTTYTTYCPLPSTTTTNKVHPTSSPSSVDDTSKTSVAPYSSSSTGSAEPSSATIPVVDGAAANAIPIIGGLLALGAFI; from the coding sequence ATGCAATACTCAACTGTCGCCGTCTTAGCTGCTATTGCAGGTTCAGCTCTTGGCTCTTACAACACCACTTCAACTGCTACTGATATCCATACTACTGTTATCACCATTACTTCTTGTGAAGAGAACCTGTGTACTCCAATTCCAATCACTACTGGTTTGACCACTGTTACCTCAGACCAAACTTTCTATACCACTTACTGTCCATTGCCAACCACCTCCTCCTCATGTACCGAAGAGTCAACTGTTTCCAAATTGTCAagcaccaccatcaccatcacttCATGTGAGGAAGACAAGTGTACTCCAGTTCCAATTACTACTGGTTTGACCACCGTCACTGAAGGTAAAACCACCTACACCACCTACTGCCCATTGCcaagcaccaccaccaccaacaaagtCCACCCAACTTCATCACCATCCAGTGTTGACGATACTTCAAAGACCTCAGTTGCGCCATACTCTTCTTCAAGCACTGGCTCAGCAGAACCTTCTTCCGCCACTATCCCAGTTGTTGATGGTGCAGCAGCCAATGCTATTCCAATTATTGGTGGTTTGCTTGCATTGGGTGCTTTCATCTAA
- the PGA62_2 gene encoding Flocculin type 3 repeat, producing MQYSKVAVLAAVSGSAFAAYSNSTVTDIQTTVVTITSCEEDKCSTVPVTTGLTTVTEWDTTYTTYCPLSTVTEQESTTVTITSCEEDKCSTVPVVTGLTTVTEGETIYTTYFPLTAETKAPQESKAPSSSAPAVAPAPESTTTTAKAGESSAAAPAPSTVAEESKAPAASTEANTEAPAATTPTTVAAQSESSAVAAESSPAVSAVEGGAASNAIPVVAGLLALGAFI from the coding sequence ATGCAATACTCAAAAGTCGCCGTCTTAGCTGCCGTCTCAGGTTCAGCATTCGCAGCCTACAGCAACTCCACTGTCACTGACATCCAAACCACCGTTGTCACCATCACCTCATGTGAGGAAGACAAGTGCTCAACTGTTCCAGTCACCACTGGTTTGACCACCGTCACTGAATGGGACACCACCTACACCACCTACTGCCCATTGTCCACCGTTACTGAACAAGAAAGCACCACCGTCACCATCACCTCATGTGAAGAAGACAAGTGCTCAACTGTCCCAGTTGTTACCGGTTTGACCACCGTCACTGAAGGTGAAACCATCTACACCACCTACTTCCCATTGACTGCTGAGACCAAGGCCCCACAAGAATCAAAGGCACCTTCATCCTCTGCTCCAGCTGTTGCTCCAGCTCCAGAatcaaccaccaccaccgcTAAGGCTGGTGAATcatctgctgctgctccaGCTCCATCAACTGTTGCTGAAGAATCAAAGGCTCCAGCTGCTTCTACTGAAGCCAACACTGAAGCCCCAGCTGCTACCACCCCAACCACCGTTGCTGCTCAATCTGAATCATcagctgttgctgctgaaTCATCCCCAGCTGTCTCTGCTGTTGAGGGTGGTGCTGCTTCAAACGCCATCCcagttgttgctggtttGTTGGCTTTGGGTGCTTTCATCTAA
- the RPF1 gene encoding Ribosome production factor 1 — translation MSTSEALKNIKNKQRRQKVYGDIKRAKEKQRHQLRAERAKEERLNPELREQRIAENVPDTIESKRIYDETIAQEVEGNDEFAEYFENLTKEPKILLTTNVNAKKAAYEFADMLMDFLPNVTFIKRKKDFSIQDMAKFCSNREYTTLIIINEDKKKVNGMTLINLPEGPTFYFSITSIVDGKRIKGHGRATDHIPELVLNNFNTRLGKTVGRLFQSIFPHRPELQGRQVITLHNQRDYIFLRRHRYVFRNEEKVGLQELGPQFTLKLRRLQKGVRGDVVWEFKPDMERDKKKFYL, via the coding sequence ATGAGTACAAGTGAAGCACTCAAGAATATCAAGAATAAACAGAGGAGGCAGAAGGTTTATGGCGATATCAAGCGAGCCAAGGAGAAGCAACGTCACCAGCTTCGAGCAGAAAGAGCCAAAGAAGAGAGACTCAACCCTGAATTACGAGAGCAGAGGATTGCTGAGAATGTGCCTGATACTATAGAGTCGAAAAGAATATACGACGAGACCATTGCACAGGAAGTTGAAGGTAACGATGAGTTTGCCGAGTATTTCGAAAACCTTACTAAAGAGCCCAAGATTTTGCTTACGACAAATGTTAATGCCAAAAAAGCAGCATATGAATTTGCAGATATGTTGATGGACTTCCTCCCCAATGTGACTTTTATCAAGCGTAAGAAGGATTTTAGTATTCAGGATATGGCAAAATTCTGCTCGAATAGAGAATATACTACATTGATCATCATTAACgaagataaaaagaaagttaaTGGGATGACATTGATAAACTTACCGGAGGGTCCgactttttacttttcaatAACATCAATTGTTGACGGCAAGAGAATCAAGGGCCACGGGAGAGCCACCGACCATATTCCAGAGTTGGTGCTAAATAACTTTAACACGAGGTTAGGTAAGACCGTTGGTAGGTTATTCCAATCAATATTCCCACACAGACCAGAGTTACAAGGACGACAAGTCATTACGTTGCATAACCAAAGAGACTATATTTTCTTAAGGAGACACAGGTATGTGTTTAGAaacgaagaaaaagttgGCCTACAAGAATTGGGGCCGCAGTTTACATTGAAGTTACGGAGATTGCAAAAGGGTGTTAGGGGAGACGTTGTGTGGGAGTTCAAGCCGGATATGGAAAGagacaagaaaaagttttACTTGTAG
- the MSN5 gene encoding karyopherin, translating into MDSDGVRQIISALEAVYDPKSSNDQRREAQAFLETIKSNEESPYWGFQLALPENNGANYIVRHFGLSLMQTSLKYKYHTFDSIKITAIRNWIIELSNKVEEKDPHYIKEKIALLWVSLVKRIWGSYLVKSEHQQNARQELDNKAQENNNINTTNNNNNNNNNTNNNNTEYTHQTPVSAQEKEDGWVSMDSDLWNLWQSNITCRELSLTILRTLFEDIYLLDDPIASRNSVILNQLSVLIVTPNSILDTIYEENPRLTICKASADGWFKAWSTFLVEILSSGAEYQNEPYQKFIPRILSTFKTCLHWIHPTVLREQNIMQTLLGILSSSDVKVRTLAVDCLHILFTRTYQDETDFNFFIGSVFSTEGINKFSEFYNSLVLDPDDIDEQVYALLKKTVEMIVSLSEYLNITSKYKINWDERDVSGYLRLVLSTTDHPSLIISGLSLQMWVTILRFDELSAKQQVLDIMMSLLEISADRTINYTWDEEHVSKKFFDVDFDSTPDANSFLQNYRKFNEDIVRITICKKPEEGFMWLENRLQNFFSSELGNACINEYNIGEKSKALNYGLSQFNIIENSIRGISRWRIWYNGEDYDIINDRLSKLVIQLGERLLAMNLASPLLIRKQVQTLVQFAPLLKDVEGSPLMFQVLEKILTSATFPYPPDITDEERELIRDLRASCGTELNRLAYIMPEALKKIFNDLENVVANILSLKKVSDHENVAFKSFLLVIASRSSIDDKNDLFAKIVDPDLAAWSAPETEKGLLDLHWFMERIGIVQIATYFQKRGITATTNLLEATMDEEGKALKNSLKDHWSSIFPIRATRIFIQYSIEKLNHESPEYLNLLKLWKPRVQPIVPHILQLLTQIQAYHDPANWVDLPTEVQSFVKYSCTERFWQQGVSIQSKETFIEENVKAALTLRDFADSVGHLIRYTREYAFLTVGSLAQLEDTLYEIPNIAAMIWKAVAGDTVGVTLHSWKHMINSCLRVVVKFCPVKYVEVFMSELLPMALSDIDELIVTRWDKVYKSGLQLSGNEDGETLSEEMMEEHMLRQLTATVVRFLMDIVGQYNSKTMSDIQFASRKLVIGRKVVLAPFLQLCCHLITLKDTKCSFNTILVVRNILNEITLKDDEVDKFLSDNLVKALLQVLLDDYFIETHGEAALALTTLYCQLRSKNDYAARVLIQTLPNIKAQHISNFESLLVSSKSLRHQRAALLELVKISKDNGNAGYEEDEMSKRKRQLDQAAKRKKVGGDGDVMNDPYLENGALGNLFGEE; encoded by the coding sequence ATGGACAGTGACGGAGTGAGACAGATAATCTCAGCATTAGAAGCCGTTTATGATCCTAAGTCAAGCAATGATCAGCGAAGAGAGGCACAAGCATTTCTTGAGACGATAAAATCCAATGAAGAGTCGCCGTATTGGGGGTTTCAGTTGGCTTTACCAGAAAACAATGGAGCTAACTATATAGTCAGACACTTTGGTCTCTCGCTAATGCAAACCTCTCTAAAGTACAAATACCACACTTTTGACTCAATAAAGATTACAGCAATCAGAAACTGGATTATCGAGTTGTCAAATAAAGTTGAGGAAAAGGATCCTCATTATATAAAGGAGAAAATCGCCCTTTTATGGGTATCTTTGGTGAAAAGAATTTGGGGTTCTTACCTCGTAAAAAGTGAACACCAACAAAATGCACGCCAAGAATTGGACAACAAAGCCCAagagaacaacaacatcaacacaaccaacaataacaacaacaacaacaacaacaccaacaacaacaatacagAATATACACACCAGACCCCAGTCTCTGcacaagagaaagaagatggCTGGGTCTCAATGGACTCTGATTTGTGGAATTTATGGCAGAGCAATATTACATGTCGAGAGTTATCGCTAACGATCCTTAGAACCCTATTCGAGGATATCTATTTGCTCGATGACCCAATAGCTTCCAGAAACAGTGTTATATTAAACCAATTATCGGTGTTGATAGTGACACCAAACTCGATTTTGGATACGATCTACGAGGAAAACCCTAGACTCACCATCTGCAAAGCCTCAGCCGACGGATGGTTCAAAGCATGGTCAACCTTCTTGGTAGAAATCTTATCAAGTGGTGCAGAGTATCAAAATGAGCCTTACCAGAAATTTATTCCCAGGATCTTATCCACTTTCAAAACATGCCTACACTGGATCCATCCAACAGTGTTGAGGGAGCAGAATATTATGCAAACTCTCTTGGGGATTTTGTCTAGTCTGGATGTTAAAGTACGGACATTGGCCGTGGATTGCTTGCATATCCTATTTACCAGAACCTATCAAGATGAAACggatttcaatttctttattgGGTCCGTATTTTCTACAGAAGGGATCAACAAGTTTTCAGAGTTTTACAACTCATTGGTGCTTGACCCAGACGACATTGACGAGCAGGTTTACGCGTTGCTCAAGAAAACAGTCGAGATGATTGTTTCATTAAGCGAGTACCTCAACATTACTTCGAAATACAAAATCAACTGGGACGAGCGTGACGTTAGTGGTTATCTTAGATTGGTATTGAGTACTACAGATCATCCAAGCTTAATAATTAGTGGTCTCTCGTTACAGATGTGGGTAACTATATTGCGATTTGACGAATTGAGTGCAAAGCAACAAGTTTTGGATATCATGATGTCTTTGCTTGAAATTTCAGCAGATAGAACCATCAACTATACATGGGATGAGGAGCATGTGTcgaaaaagttttttgatGTGGACTTTGACTCGACCCCAGATGCAAACAGctttttgcaaaactaTAGAAAATTCAATGAGGATATAGTTCGAATCACGATTTGTAAGAAACCCGAGGAAGGTTTTATGTGGCTTGAAAATAGATTACAAAATTTCTTTAGTTCAGAGTTGGGCAATGCATGTATCAACGAGTATAATATTGgagaaaaatcaaaagcGCTCAATTACGGATTATCACAATTCAACATCATCGAGAATAGCATACGAGGCATCTCGAGATGGAGGATTTGGTACAATGGAGAGGACTATGATATTATCAATGACCGACTAAGCAAGCTCGTTATACAATTAGGAGAACGTTTACTTGCGATGAATCTAGCATCACCATTATTGATCAGAAAACAAGTGCAGACTCTAGTGCAATTTGCGCCACTTTTGAAAGATGTCGAAGGAAGCCCCTTGATGTTTCAAGTGTTGGAAAAAATTTTAACCTCTGCGACTTTCCCCTATCCGCCAGATATTACCGATGAAGAGCGAGAACTAATTAGAGACTTGAGGGCAAGCTGTGGTACCGAGTTAAACAGGTTGGCTTATATCATGCCAGAGGCTTTAAAGAAAATCTTCAACGACTTGGAAAACGTTGTTGCCAATATTTTgtctttgaaaaaagtCAGCGACCATGAAAATGTAGCCTTCAAGTCCTTTTTGTTGGTTATTGCATCTAGATCTTCCATAGATGACAAAAACGACCTTTTTGCCAAGATAGTTGATCCTGATTTGGCAGCTTGGTCTGCTCCGGAAACTGAAAAAGGTTTATTGGATCTACACTGGTTTATGGAAAGAATAGGTATCGTTCAAATTGCCACATACTTTCAAAAACGTGGCATCACGGCGACAACAAATTTGCTCGAGGCAACTATGGATGAAGAGGGCAAAGCCTTGAAGAATTCGTTAAAGGACCACTGGAGCTCGATCTTCCCCATTAGAGCAACTCGTATATTTATTCAATACAGTATTGAGAAATTAAACCACGAGCTGCCAGAGTATCTCAATTTGCTCAAATTGTGGAAACCAAGAGTGCAACCAATTGTGCCCCATATCTTGCAATTGCTCACTCAAATTCAAGCATATCACGACCCTGCAAATTGGGTAGACTTACCTACAGAAGTGCAAAGCTTTGTGAAGTATAGTTGTACCGAAAGATTCTGGCAGCAAGGTGTTTCGATACAATCCAAGGAGACTTTTATCGAGGAAAATGTGAAAGCAGCGTTAACATTGCGAGATTTTGCCGATTCTGTTGGTCATTTGATTCGATATACTAGGGAGTATGCATTCTTAACAGTTGGCTCTTTAGCACAGTTGGAGGACACATTATATGAAATACCAAATATCGCTGCAATGATATGGAAAGCTGTTGCTGGTGACACTGTTGGGGTAACTTTACACTCCTGGAAGCACATGATCAATAGCTGTCTTCGTGTGGTTGTTAAATTCTGCCCTGTAAAGTATGTTGAGGTATTTATGAGCGAACTTTTACCCATGGCTTTGAGTGATATTGACGAATTAATCGTGACCCGATGGGACAAAGTATACAAGAGTGGTCTTCAGCTACTGGGAAATGAAGATGGCGAAACCTTATCCGAAGAGATGATGGAAGAACATATGCTTCGACAATTGACAGCAACAGTGGTGAGATTCTTGATGGACATTGTGGGTCAGTACAATTCCAAAACCATGTCCGATATTCAATTTGCTAGTCGTAAACTCGTCATTGGACGCAAAGTGGTCTTGGCGCCATTTTTGCAGTTGTGCTGCCATTTGATAACATTGAAGGATACGAAATGTTCGTTCAACACTATCTTGGTGGTGCGAAACATTTTGAATGAGATTACTTTAAAGGATGATGAAGTTGACAAGTTTCTAAGTGACAACTTGGTCAAAGCGTTATTGCAAGTGTTGTTAGACGATTATTTTATTGAAACACACGGTGAAGCAGCACTCGCATTAACAACATTATATTGTCAGCTCCGGTCAAAGAATGACTATGCTGCAAGAGTTTTGATCCAAACACTTCCGAATATCAAAGCGCAACATATTTCAAACTTTGAGTCACTTTTAGTCTCTTCCAAATCCTTGAGACACCAACGAGCTGCATTGCTTGAACTTGTCAAGATTTCCAAGGACAATGGTAATGCAGGATATGAGGAAGATGAGATGAGTAAAAGGAAGAGACAATTGGACCAGGCCGCTAAGCGGAAGAAAGTTGGTGGGGATGGAGACGTTATGAATGACCCCTATTTGGAAAACGGAGCTCTCGGTAATTTATTTGGAGAAGAGTAA
- a CDS encoding uncharacterized protein (BUSCO:EOG09260BFE) has translation MPIKTLEPYLFERKQVFQASIDILANATLGIDVEYYLNKIYTQKKEQFLAAIGGAPTSLGDYIKSDLKHFQSYNIRPIFVIPGLKTATQLDDAGKVEESVQYEKNIENVWNKLMNPPLHDGVPNLQAMENFRTYTEKFSLDSIVNDLIKCFIELGIDYLVTPYDTSFQLSYLLQSQAIDAIYGSTDVLLSKVDKLIIGMDFQTKEFKFVDKRKLLQEIGLNERQFIDLSLMVGCALQPHTFPIFPPQPRHVPGQPYPILNYFKLGLDMVFQYISFSGVTSDLYGYILNFNDPKLVDLYVRGQCAIKYVPVLTANGYVELYNVQMAQLGFKTDIDYLADDDDNEEDANDGLKEREEETEKETGKETESDKGKVVGNISKKESVKQGGKEKSTRIVKVPTNLHEVISQRLPPELYLYQSLGLLPVEFLTSIARGVNKVRAPPELSGQNNDSYQKLVSSKFYLDILDYQYNLITQLVARYYQVKKIAVKFWFKKDTIELNNRITPPIGKRVEKLFVNNAESSDLFSLSRFFIKPAGTNEDKKDREVKHIGDIVSTGLLRTLYLYGLANEKGELSALGKIIQEFAATNQIEREDQEKELESLIYLALLLKTKTFKLNALEPANSGLSKVYTQLQFPNNASSTLTAEEEKYISLISRVFSLQKLSTTAINYHGPVSRGLLSFRTHVEFIRTTLLHTLKCLLIDFIVRSESNNIKATYENKQDWLKLIDQLPFYSSSNNTLMGVFAEIFFKVAIKQQRGADAKASEAADFAKVYLADHVLHCEVAGHNVNYKGEQTFSQTQLNNDFKKAVKWWKSFYSFMTLINEKEKSICDDTLFKDIKGADILLSQYV, from the coding sequence ATGCCTATTAAAACCCTTGAGCCGTACTTGTTTGAGAGAAAACAAGTTTTCCAAGCACTGATTGATATCTTGGCTAATGCAACGCTTGGAATTGATGTTGAGTACTATCTAAACAAGATATAtacacaaaagaaagagcaaTTTTTGGCTGCAATTGGTGGAGCTCCAACTTCATTGGGGGACTACATCAAATCGGATTTAAAACATTTCCAAAGCTATAATATCAGGCCTATATTTGTAATCCCGGGATTAAAGACGGCGACACAATTAGACGATGCTGGCAAGGTTGAAGAACTGGTACAAtatgaaaagaatattgAAAACGTTTGGAATAAATTGATGAACCCGCCTCTTCATGATGGAGTACCTAATTTGCAAGCAATGGAAAATTTCAGAACCTATACTGAAAAGTTTTCACTTGATTCAATTGTTAATGACTTGATCAAATGCTTTATTGAATTGGGAATTGATTACTTGGTGACTCCATACGATACCTCATTCCAATTGTCATATTTGCTTCAAAGTCAAGCGATTGATGCTATATATGGTTCAACCGATGTCTTATTATCCAAAGTCGATAAATTGATCATCGGAATGGACTTTCAAACTAAAGAATTTAAATTCGTTGATAAACGTAAGCTTTTGCAAGAGATTGGTTTAAACGAGCGCCAATTTATTGATCTCAGCTTGATGGTTGGGTGTGCTTTGCAGCCACATACTTTTCCCATTTTCCCACCGCAGCCGAGACATGTTCCAGGCCAGCCGTACCCCATATTGAACTATTTCAAACTAGGATTAGACATGGTATTTCAATACATCAGTTTTAGTGGCGTGACTAGCGATCTTTATGGTTATATTCTCAACTTTAACGATCCAAAGTTGGTGGACTTGTATGTGAGGGGCCAATGTGCTATTAAATATGTACCCGTTCTTACTGCAAATGGATATGTTGAACTATACAATGTACAGATGGCGCAACTTGGTTTCAAAACGGATATTGATTACTTagctgatgatgatgacaacGAAGAGGACGCCAATGACGGtttgaaagaaagggaggaagaaacagagaaagaaacaggGAAAGAAACGGAATCAGATAAGGGGAAAGTCGTGGGAAATAtctccaaaaaagaatcgGTAAAGcaaggaggaaaagaaaaaagtacaCGCATTGTTAAAGTTCCTACCAATTTGCATGAAGTAATCTCCCAAAGGTTGCCGCCAGAGTTGTACCTTTATCAATCTTTAGGTCTTTTACCTGTTGAGTTTCTTACTTCTATTGCTCGCGGTGTGAATAAGGTGAGAGCACCGCCTGAGCTACTGGGCCAAAATAATGATTCCTACCAGAAATTGGTCTCGTCTAAATTCTACCTCGATATTTTAGATTATCAATACAATTTGATCACCCAGCTTGTCGCACGCTACTATCAAGTGAAGAAAATTGCTGTCAAGTTTTGGTTTAAAAAGGATACCATAGAGCTCAATAACCGTATTACCCCTCCCATTGGTAAAAGAGTGGAAAAGCTCTTTGTCAATAATGCAGAATCGAGCGATTTATTCAGTTTATCGAGATTTTTCATCAAGCCTGCAGGAACCAATGAGGACAAAAAAGATAGAGAGGTTAAACATATCGGCGATATTGTGTCAACAGGTTTGTTGAGAACATTGTACTTGTACGGTTTGGCTAATGAAAAGGGCGAGTTATCTGCATTAGGTAAAATCATTCAGGAATTTGCAGCTACAAACCAAATAGAACGCGAGGACcaggaaaaagaattagAAAGCCTCATTTACCTTGCACTTCTTTTGAAAACTAAGACCTTTAAACTCAATGCTTTGGAACCAGCCAATTCCGGTTTATCCAAAGTCTATACTCAGCTCCAATTTCCTAATAATGCTAGCTCAACATTAACAgctgaagaagagaagtATATTTCCCTTATATCGAGAGTATTTTCATTACAAAAGTTGTCTACTACAGCAATCAACTACCATGGTCCCGTTTCAAGGGGCCTTCTTAGCTTTAGAACGCACGTGGAGTTTATAAGAACTACTTTGCTTCACACTTTAAAATGTTTATTGATTGACTTTATTGTCCGTCTGGAGAGCAATAATATCAAGGCAACATACGAAAACAAGCAGGATTGGCTCAAACTCATTGATCAATTGCCTTTCTACTCAAGCTCTAACAATACCTTGATGGGAGTTTTTGCAGAAATATTTTTCAAGGTGGCTATTAAGCAACAAAGGGGAGCTGACGCTAAAGCCAGCGAAGCTGCTGACTTTGCCAAGGTTTACCTAGCTGATCATGTGCTTCATTGTGAAGTGGCTGGACACAATGTCAACTATAAAGGTGAACAAACTTTCTCACAAACACAATTGAACAATGACTTTAAAAAGGCGGTTAAATGGTGGAAATCTTTCTACTCCTTTATGACTTTGATAAACGAAAAGGAGAAACTGATTTGTGATGATACTCTTTTCAAAGATATTAAAGGAGCAGACATTTTATTAAGCCAATATGTATAg